The Hymenobacter swuensis DY53 genome includes the window GAGTGGCCAGCCATGTATTTGGTCAGCGAGTACATCACCATATCGGCGCCCAGCTCCAATGGAGTTTGCAGGTAGGGCGTGCTGAACGTGTTATCCACCACCAGTAGGGCCCCGGCCTTCTTGGCCACGGCCGAGGCGGCGGCAATGTCAATGATGTTGAGCAGCGGGTTGGTGGGCGTTTCCACCCAAATCAGCTTGGTACGCTCGGTCACGGCCGCTTCCACCGCCGTCATGTCGTGCATGGGCACGAAGTGGAATTTGATGCCGTAGGTGGCGTACACCTTGGTAAAGAGCCGGTAAGAGCCGCCGTACAGGTCGTTAGTGCTGATAACCTCGTCGCCGGGCTGCAGCAACTTCACGATGCAGTCGATGGCCGCCATGCCCGAGGCAAATGCCAGGCCGTGCTTGCCTCCGTCGAGAGCTGCCAACGCATCCTGCAGCTGGGTGCGGGTGGGGTTGTGTGTGCGCGAGTACTCGAAGCCTTTATGGTCGCCGGGGGAGCGTTGCACATAGGTTGAGGTCTGGTAGATGGGCGTCATGATGGCCCCGGTTTCGGGGTCGGGATGCACACCGGCGTGGATGGCTTTGGTTCCGAATTTCATATCGTAGAACGTTGAGAACAGGCAGGATGGGAGCCCGGCCGACAAAGGTAGGGTGCTTTCCCGAGAGCCGCACGCCCGAACCTACATCTGGTATCCACAAAGGAAGTAACTATATTTTTCCACTAAATACACGCACCGGATTAGGAGGAGTGAAAGCCCGGCAAGTATCTTTCGCTGTACCATTTATCCACCTTTTTTATCCGTAGCAGCTTGAAAAAACTACTAC containing:
- a CDS encoding cystathionine gamma-synthase codes for the protein MKFGTKAIHAGVHPDPETGAIMTPIYQTSTYVQRSPGDHKGFEYSRTHNPTRTQLQDALAALDGGKHGLAFASGMAAIDCIVKLLQPGDEVISTNDLYGGSYRLFTKVYATYGIKFHFVPMHDMTAVEAAVTERTKLIWVETPTNPLLNIIDIAAASAVAKKAGALLVVDNTFSTPYLQTPLELGADMVMYSLTKYMAGHSDTVMGAVVVNDDELHQRLSFYQNACGGTPGPQDCFLVLRGLKTLHVRMQRHCENGRKVAEYLKAHPKVEKVYWPGFEDHPNHAVAAQQMRDFGGMISFVLKGDRKKDAIACLEKFQLFSLAESLGGVESLSGHPATMTHASIPAEERRKAGLSDSLIRLSVGIEDVEDLIDDLQQAIG